From Salinicoccus roseus, one genomic window encodes:
- the trpE gene encoding anthranilate synthase component I — protein MTTYEEFLKDAGNHRTVPVIESFSTDLLTPVQMFHSLKDEAVYMLESQEPESAWSNFSFIGLDPMVEIRETGRQFTVHDLERGSRLTLPSFKEAFEETLGRLEVKIPEMDIPFKGGGVGYISYDAISDYEPVPRAPEEAVQIANYHLLFCRSLLVYNHNSKEIHIIHFARVDDDRDNGEIYEESMETIERIRTHLLHDSDLSDLLLPTALPMTSAFDLESNYEKGKFLSDVEKIKEYIEAGDILQAVLSQRFHKKTERSGFELYRVLRKVNPSPYMYYLKFNGLEVIGSSPERQLQVQDGNLEIHPIAGTRKRGATKEEDDRLARELLEDEKEIAEHRMLVDLARNDIGRVAEYGSVSVSEYMVIGRFSRVMHIISKVRGRLKTGVSPIDAFISSFPAGTLSGAPKVRAMQILRELEPTARNLYGGSILYLGFDGNIDSCITIRTMTLVDQNLYIQAGAGVVADSDPESEYQETINKASALEQTVHLTEKIFSDGNILKV, from the coding sequence ATGACCACGTATGAGGAATTTTTGAAGGATGCCGGGAATCACCGCACTGTACCGGTGATCGAATCGTTCAGCACCGACCTGCTGACGCCTGTACAGATGTTTCATTCTTTGAAGGATGAGGCAGTCTATATGCTGGAAAGTCAGGAACCTGAATCAGCGTGGTCTAACTTCTCCTTCATCGGACTGGACCCGATGGTCGAAATCAGGGAAACCGGACGCCAATTCACCGTCCATGACCTTGAGCGGGGGAGCCGTCTGACGCTGCCTTCGTTCAAGGAGGCATTCGAAGAGACGCTCGGCCGTCTCGAGGTGAAGATACCCGAGATGGATATTCCCTTCAAAGGCGGCGGGGTAGGCTATATCAGCTATGATGCGATATCCGACTACGAACCGGTGCCTAGGGCACCGGAGGAGGCGGTGCAGATTGCGAACTACCACCTGCTCTTCTGCCGATCGCTGCTCGTATACAACCATAATTCAAAAGAGATCCACATCATCCATTTCGCCAGGGTCGATGACGACAGGGACAACGGAGAGATCTACGAGGAATCGATGGAGACGATCGAGCGCATCAGGACGCACCTTCTGCACGACAGCGACCTGTCCGATCTGCTGCTTCCCACTGCGCTGCCGATGACATCCGCCTTCGATCTTGAAAGCAACTACGAAAAGGGAAAGTTCCTATCCGACGTCGAAAAGATCAAGGAGTACATCGAAGCGGGGGACATACTGCAGGCGGTCCTCTCCCAGCGTTTCCACAAGAAGACGGAAAGAAGCGGCTTTGAACTCTACCGTGTGCTGAGGAAGGTCAACCCTTCGCCGTATATGTACTATTTGAAATTCAACGGGCTCGAAGTGATCGGCAGCTCCCCGGAACGGCAGCTGCAGGTACAGGACGGAAACCTTGAGATCCACCCGATTGCCGGCACGAGAAAAAGGGGTGCTACTAAAGAGGAGGACGACAGGCTTGCCAGGGAGCTGCTTGAAGATGAGAAGGAAATCGCCGAGCACCGTATGCTGGTGGACCTTGCGCGGAATGACATCGGCAGGGTCGCCGAATACGGTTCAGTGTCCGTCAGCGAGTATATGGTGATCGGCCGCTTCTCACGCGTGATGCACATCATCAGCAAGGTCAGGGGCAGGCTCAAGACGGGGGTTTCCCCGATAGACGCATTCATCTCCTCCTTCCCGGCCGGTACACTGTCAGGCGCCCCGAAAGTACGGGCGATGCAGATCCTGAGGGAACTTGAGCCGACAGCGCGGAACTTGTATGGCGGGAGCATCCTCTATCTTGGCTTCGATGGGAACATCGACTCCTGCATCACCATCCGCACGATGACATTGGTGGACCAGAACCTCTACATCCAGGCGGGGGCAGGTGTGGTTGCGGATTCGGATCCGGAGTCGGAATATCAGGAGACGATCAACAAGGCGAGCGCACTCGAGCAGACGGTGCACCTGACTGAAAAGATATTCAGCGATGGAAATATACTGAAAGTATAG
- a CDS encoding RNA degradosome polyphosphate kinase: MAYRLNNKEYYNNRELSWLRFNYRVIEEAADPNNPLLEKLKFLAITSSNLDEFFMVRVAGLKDQVKMNYHEPDTKTQMTPGEQLEGISELNRENSAVQYDYFHRLMAELETYDIYLKRPYELPEHLQDELEEIFDTEIFPSLTPLGIDAYRPFPKLMNKKINIFINLSNELGEQAAIVQLPTVIRRYYELEDAGRTYIVLAEDIIEAHINKLFKGYRIDRTFPFRITRNADLTIHEEGAADLLIEIERFLKERTKGAAVRLEIDISRNDTINGSFLRNELGLYEQDVYKFHGPLDLTFLFGLTASLGDRFPHLTYPPFTPQEPKFLSGANIYDKALKEDIFFHHPFESFQPIVEFMREAAENPDVLAIKQTLYRVSSDSPIIEALKRAAENGKQVTVLVELKARFDEKNNVQWAKELEDAGCHVIYGMHYLKTHSKITLVVKRVGKKLVRYVHLGTGNYNDSTAKLYTDMGLVTTDEDIGNDAINFFNYLSGYSLKPDYESLYVAPFDIRDLFAEYIDKEIELHRMHGKGYIFAKMNSLTDKKIINKLMQASQEGVKVDLVIRGICCLKSGIEGVSDNIRVISIVGRFLEHSRIYYFHHNGEEKMFLSSADMMTRNMIKRVEILFPIKSTAILEEIKSINRLYLMDNIKARVQKPDGTYEYVDNEHEPNSAQVELMRRAERSGREQLVQKENQLLLKVKDRFKRRK; the protein is encoded by the coding sequence ATGGCATATCGATTGAATAATAAGGAGTACTACAACAATCGAGAGTTGAGCTGGCTCAGATTCAATTACAGGGTCATTGAAGAAGCGGCGGACCCCAACAATCCGCTGCTTGAGAAATTGAAGTTTCTGGCGATAACCAGCTCGAATCTCGACGAGTTCTTCATGGTTCGGGTGGCTGGTCTGAAGGACCAGGTGAAGATGAACTACCATGAGCCGGATACTAAGACGCAGATGACCCCAGGGGAGCAGCTTGAGGGCATCAGTGAGCTGAACCGCGAGAACAGTGCTGTCCAGTACGATTATTTCCATCGTCTCATGGCTGAGCTGGAAACGTATGACATCTATCTGAAGCGGCCGTATGAACTCCCGGAGCATCTTCAGGATGAACTTGAAGAAATATTCGATACAGAAATATTTCCGTCTCTTACCCCTCTCGGAATCGACGCCTACCGTCCGTTCCCCAAGCTGATGAATAAAAAGATAAACATATTCATAAACCTGTCGAACGAATTGGGTGAGCAGGCTGCCATCGTCCAGCTGCCTACAGTCATCAGGCGCTATTATGAACTTGAAGATGCAGGCAGGACCTATATCGTACTGGCTGAAGACATCATTGAAGCACACATCAACAAGCTGTTCAAAGGGTATAGGATCGACCGGACATTCCCTTTCAGGATAACAAGGAATGCCGATTTGACGATACATGAAGAAGGAGCCGCGGACCTGCTGATCGAAATCGAAAGGTTCCTCAAGGAGCGGACGAAGGGGGCGGCAGTACGGCTTGAAATCGATATAAGCAGAAATGACACCATCAATGGTTCATTCCTGCGCAATGAGCTGGGGTTGTATGAGCAGGATGTCTACAAGTTCCACGGTCCGCTTGATCTGACTTTCCTGTTCGGGCTGACCGCCTCACTCGGCGACAGGTTCCCGCATTTGACGTACCCGCCGTTCACCCCCCAGGAGCCGAAATTCCTTTCCGGGGCGAACATATATGACAAGGCGCTGAAGGAGGACATATTCTTCCATCATCCTTTCGAAAGCTTCCAGCCGATCGTCGAATTCATGCGTGAAGCAGCCGAGAACCCCGATGTTCTCGCAATCAAGCAGACACTCTACCGTGTATCGAGCGATTCACCGATCATCGAAGCGCTGAAGCGGGCTGCAGAGAATGGCAAGCAGGTGACGGTGCTTGTTGAACTGAAGGCGCGTTTTGATGAGAAGAACAACGTGCAGTGGGCGAAGGAGCTTGAAGATGCGGGATGCCATGTCATATACGGCATGCATTACTTGAAGACGCACAGCAAGATCACGCTTGTGGTCAAACGGGTCGGCAAGAAGCTCGTCAGATATGTTCATCTGGGCACCGGAAACTACAACGATTCGACCGCGAAACTCTACACCGACATGGGTCTCGTGACGACCGATGAGGATATCGGTAATGATGCGATCAACTTCTTCAACTACTTGAGCGGCTATTCGCTGAAGCCGGACTACGAGTCATTGTATGTGGCGCCTTTCGACATACGCGATCTTTTTGCGGAATATATCGACAAGGAGATTGAACTGCACAGGATGCATGGCAAGGGCTATATATTCGCCAAGATGAACTCGCTGACCGACAAGAAGATCATCAACAAGCTGATGCAGGCTTCCCAGGAGGGCGTGAAGGTCGATCTTGTGATCCGGGGCATCTGCTGTCTGAAGTCGGGCATTGAAGGTGTAAGCGATAATATCCGGGTCATCAGCATCGTGGGCAGATTCCTGGAGCATTCCAGAATCTACTACTTCCATCACAACGGTGAAGAGAAGATGTTCCTCTCCTCCGCAGATATGATGACCCGCAACATGATCAAGCGGGTGGAGATCCTCTTCCCGATCAAGAGTACGGCAATCCTTGAAGAGATAAAGTCCATCAACAGGCTCTATCTGATGGACAACATCAAAGCACGTGTACAGAAGCCGGATGGCACCTATGAATATGTCGATAATGAGCATGAACCGAACAGCGCCCAGGTCGAACTGATGCGCCGCGCCGAGAGGAGCGGCAGGGAGCAGCTCGTCCAGAAGGAGAATCAGCTGCTGCTCAAAGTGAAGGACCGCTTCAAACGAAGAAAATAG
- the ppx gene encoding exopolyphosphatase, whose translation MKRIGLVDIGSNTVRLVLFEYNEETGLKELQNIKTPARLARYLDEDNVMAEEGIDNLLSILGSFQKISEKYDVTEIYPVATAAIRQSVNVEDILERTKNEVGMEIKVITGKEEAYYGYHAVVHTISNMDAVTIDIGGGSTELNFFENKELIHSVSLPFGVVTLKSMFFEGKDHNDEDALEETEKYVKEQLRSVKWLAKRRVPILAIGGSARNIARIHQSSVNYPIAGVHGYSMDRNDLQDVYDLLESTKGDDLDDIDGLSKDRSDIILPSAIVFKSLYDLVRAEEFKFSRQGLREGLAMSIISKDYPAAFNKYHIFRDSLMELASDFHILRSEGEKRQEIAERIYHELARFDFIKTGKHEKYLMKNAAHIFYLGAFIDRDATSQHTYYIISNSNINGIVHEDRVRLALMASFKNKTLLKFYAEESGWFDSSDLDVLLTLGSILKFSNALNVSNTGIVQDLYLEEEGDDMVMTVKYKGDPIAEEYQATRQKKHIEKIMDKDLDIRFVEV comes from the coding sequence ATGAAAAGAATCGGACTTGTGGATATCGGTTCCAACACTGTACGCCTTGTACTTTTCGAATACAATGAAGAGACCGGACTGAAGGAGCTGCAGAACATCAAGACGCCTGCCAGGCTGGCCAGATATCTGGATGAAGACAATGTGATGGCCGAGGAGGGGATCGACAACCTCCTTTCCATCCTCGGCAGCTTCCAGAAGATCAGCGAGAAGTATGATGTGACGGAAATCTATCCTGTGGCGACGGCAGCGATCAGGCAGTCGGTCAACGTCGAGGATATTCTGGAGCGGACGAAAAACGAGGTCGGCATGGAGATCAAAGTCATTACCGGCAAGGAAGAGGCCTACTATGGCTACCATGCCGTCGTCCATACGATCAGCAACATGGATGCAGTGACGATTGATATAGGCGGGGGGAGCACCGAGCTTAACTTCTTCGAGAACAAGGAGCTCATCCATTCCGTCAGCCTGCCTTTCGGGGTCGTCACGTTGAAGTCCATGTTCTTCGAGGGCAAGGATCATAACGATGAAGATGCGCTTGAAGAGACCGAGAAGTATGTCAAGGAGCAGCTGAGATCGGTCAAATGGTTGGCCAAAAGAAGGGTGCCGATCCTGGCGATCGGCGGTAGTGCGCGTAACATTGCGCGCATCCACCAATCCTCCGTCAACTATCCGATCGCAGGCGTCCATGGGTATTCGATGGACCGCAATGACCTGCAGGATGTATACGACCTGCTGGAAAGCACCAAAGGCGACGACCTTGACGACATCGACGGCCTCAGCAAGGACAGGAGCGACATCATCCTGCCGAGTGCCATCGTCTTCAAGTCACTCTATGACCTCGTCAGGGCGGAAGAGTTCAAGTTCAGTCGCCAGGGGCTGCGTGAGGGTCTGGCCATGTCAATCATATCGAAGGATTATCCGGCCGCCTTCAACAAATACCATATTTTCAGGGATTCGCTGATGGAACTGGCGAGTGATTTCCATATCCTGAGAAGCGAAGGTGAAAAGCGGCAGGAGATTGCAGAGCGCATCTACCATGAACTTGCACGCTTCGATTTCATAAAAACGGGCAAGCATGAGAAGTATCTGATGAAGAATGCAGCGCATATCTTTTATCTTGGCGCATTCATCGACCGTGATGCGACGAGTCAGCACACGTATTATATAATTTCCAACAGCAACATCAACGGCATCGTACACGAGGATAGGGTCAGGCTTGCCCTGATGGCGAGCTTCAAGAACAAGACGCTGCTCAAGTTCTATGCCGAGGAGTCAGGGTGGTTCGACAGCAGCGACCTCGATGTACTGCTGACGCTCGGAAGCATATTGAAGTTCTCCAATGCATTGAACGTCTCCAACACGGGCATCGTCCAGGACCTCTACCTGGAAGAGGAGGGGGATGATATGGTCATGACGGTCAAATATAAAGGAGATCCGATTGCCGAGGAGTATCAGGCGACCAGACAGAAGAAGCATATAGAGAAAATTATGGATAAAGATTTGGATATAAGGTTCGTAGAAGTTTAA
- the fumC gene encoding class II fumarate hydratase: protein MSYRIEKDTIGEIKVPGDKYWAAQTERSRQNFPVGKEKMPIEVIVAFAHLKKAAAVSNHDLGKLSADKKEAIVHACDRIIARELDEHFPLVVWQTGSGTQSNMNVNEVVSYVANEYLEEKGSGEKVHPNDDVNKSQSSNDTYPTAMHVALYQAVEEQLVPALGVLRSTFADKEAQFRDIIKIGRTHLQDATPLTLGQEISGWRYMLEKCETLVNESKRQLTNLAIGGTAVGTGINAHPEFGDRVAKEISKQTGYEFVSSENKFHALTAHDEVVYLHGALKALAADLMKIANDVRWLASGPRAGIAEIEIPANEPGSSIMPGKVNPTQSEMLTMVATQVFGNDATVGFAASQGNFELNVFKPVILFNTLQSIYLLADGMNTFNDKCAVGIEPIEENIERFLNNSLMLVTALNPHIGYENAAKIAKNAHEKGITLKESAVESGHLTEAQFDEWINPEDMIQSKD from the coding sequence TTGTCATATAGAATAGAGAAAGATACGATCGGTGAAATTAAAGTTCCTGGTGACAAATACTGGGCTGCACAGACGGAGAGGAGCAGACAGAACTTCCCAGTGGGCAAGGAGAAGATGCCGATCGAGGTCATCGTAGCATTCGCCCATCTGAAGAAGGCGGCTGCCGTATCGAACCATGATCTCGGAAAGCTTTCAGCAGACAAGAAGGAAGCGATCGTCCATGCCTGCGACAGGATCATCGCACGTGAACTAGACGAGCACTTCCCACTTGTCGTATGGCAGACGGGGAGCGGGACGCAGAGCAACATGAACGTCAACGAAGTGGTCAGCTATGTGGCAAATGAATATCTCGAGGAAAAGGGGAGTGGCGAAAAAGTCCACCCGAATGATGACGTGAACAAATCCCAGAGTTCCAACGACACCTACCCGACAGCAATGCATGTCGCGCTGTATCAGGCGGTCGAGGAGCAGCTTGTACCTGCACTCGGTGTACTCCGTTCGACCTTCGCGGACAAAGAGGCGCAGTTCAGGGACATCATCAAAATCGGCCGGACACACCTGCAGGATGCGACACCGTTGACGCTCGGCCAGGAAATCAGTGGATGGAGATACATGCTCGAGAAGTGTGAGACACTGGTGAACGAATCCAAGAGACAGCTTACAAACCTCGCAATCGGCGGTACGGCAGTCGGTACAGGCATCAACGCACATCCGGAATTCGGCGACCGCGTGGCTAAGGAGATCTCGAAGCAGACAGGCTATGAATTCGTCTCATCCGAGAACAAGTTCCATGCGCTTACTGCACATGATGAAGTGGTCTATCTCCATGGGGCGCTCAAGGCACTGGCGGCAGATTTGATGAAGATCGCCAATGACGTCAGATGGCTCGCCTCCGGCCCGAGGGCCGGCATCGCAGAAATTGAAATCCCTGCAAATGAGCCGGGTTCCTCGATCATGCCGGGCAAAGTCAACCCGACCCAGTCCGAAATGCTCACGATGGTCGCGACCCAGGTGTTCGGAAATGATGCAACCGTCGGATTCGCAGCCTCCCAGGGCAACTTCGAACTGAATGTCTTCAAGCCGGTCATCCTTTTCAACACACTCCAGTCGATCTATCTGCTGGCGGATGGCATGAACACGTTTAACGACAAGTGTGCAGTGGGAATAGAACCAATAGAAGAGAACATTGAACGCTTCCTGAACAATTCACTGATGCTGGTGACTGCACTCAACCCGCATATCGGCTATGAGAATGCAGCCAAGATTGCGAAGAATGCCCATGAAAAGGGGATTACACTCAAAGAGTCGGCAGTCGAATCCGGCCATCTCACTGAAGCGCAGTTTGATGAATGGATCAATCCGGAAGATATGATCCAATCCAAAGATTAG